A single window of Leishmania panamensis strain MHOM/PA/94/PSC-1 chromosome 35 sequence DNA harbors:
- the S24E-1 gene encoding 40S ribosomal protein S24e (TriTrypDB/GeneDB-style sysID: LpmP.35.2940), with protein sequence MVFQKKKAEVSIRTSQFKVNKLLNRKQFVVEVNHPHWCGTVPTQLIRKKLATLYKVPDENQVSIFGFKTKFGGGKTTGFGLIYDDFASLKRYEPNYRKTRMGFGKPQLPARKSVKERRNRNKKLRGKAKGKQVAKKK encoded by the coding sequence ATGGTCTttcagaagaagaaggctgAGGTGTCCATCCGCACCTCCCAGTTCAAGGTGAACAAGCTGCTCAACCGCAAGCAGTTCGTCGTGGAGGTCAACCACCCGCACTGGTGTGGTACCGTGCCGACGCAGCTGATCCGCAAGAAGCTGGCCACATTGTACAAGGTTCCAGATGAGAACCAGGTGTCCATCTTCGGCTTTAAGACGAAgttcggcggcggcaagaCCACCGGCTTCGGTCTGATCTACGATGACTTCGCGTCCCTGAAGCGCTACGAGCCCAACTACCGCAAGACCCGCATGGGCTTTGGCAAGCCTCAGCTGCCGGCCCGAAAGTCGGTGAAGGAGCGCCGCAACCGCAACAAGAAGCTGCGCGGTAAGGCGAAGGGCAAGCAGGTGGCCAAGAAGAAGTAG
- a CDS encoding hypothetical protein (TriTrypDB/GeneDB-style sysID: LpmP.35.2930): protein MIQMPKVRKGVPSQGSSETHDFIPTDPASSAYVPATPKSVKSVTFEWCQACPIYTIKGNSAWHKGGGELPYRPVIGDLAMRPNTGKYFFSYRINTDNARVGFCTGCTYASEEELQNVEFGKAVALDAEMSGSLLDQGPAQPSFLQTIGAVPTPPSKRWEAYMDLQTSKVFVNGVDTHKLWRLFVPVCGGSVSFVVDTNAGAVQMFMDNKYVGMMLGPQSGLKGKTVCPCVGISGFDMANRSIGSGYMGAFVEPAHPFACLY, encoded by the coding sequence ATGATTCAGATGCCTAAAGTCAGGAAAGGTGTCCCGAGCCAAGGGTCGAGCGAGACACACGATTTCATCCCCACAGACCCCGCGTCAAGTGCCTACGTACCCGCCACGCCGAAGAGCGTCAAGAGCGTGACCTTTGAGTGGTGTCAGGCCTGCCCCATCTACACCATCAAGGGCAACAGCGCCTGGCACAAGGGCGGTGGTGAGCTGCCGTACCGCCCTGTCATTGGTGATCTCGCGATGCGACCAAACACTGGCAAATACTTCTTCTCCTACCGCATCAACACCGACAACGCCCGCGTCGGCTTCTGCACCGGCTGCACTTACGCcagcgaggaagagctgcAGAACGTAGAGTTCGGAAAGGCTGTTGCGCTGGACGCGGAGATGAGTGGGTCGCTGCTGGATCAGGGTCCGGCGCAGCCGAGCTTTCTGCAGACTATCGGTGCCGTTCCTACTCCGCCTAGTAAGCGCTGGGAGGCTTACATGGATCTACAAACCTCTAAGGTGTTTGTGAACGGCGTCGATACGCACAAGCTCTGGCGTCTTTTCGTGCCTgtctgtggcggcagcgtctcctTCGTAGTGGACACCAATGCCGGCGCCGTGCAGATGTTTATGGACAACAAATATGTGGGTATGATGCTGGGCCCGCAGAGTGGGTTAAAGGGCAAGACCGTGTGCCCTTGTGTGGGCATCTCCGGGTTCGACATGGCCAATCGCAGCATCGGGAGTGGGTATATGGGTGCCTTTGTCGAGCCAGCCCATCCGTTCGCCTGCCTCTACTAA